In Listeria cossartiae subsp. cossartiae, one genomic interval encodes:
- a CDS encoding malate dehydrogenase: MPSKKKKIVVIGRSNLQNLYIHTVLLKKLPAEIYLIDDQAKSSVQDFDYASYYHEAATIHTGTFNDCRNADMVVFFQEELSNASFSSEDNVTLIKEKVNKMMATGFQGIVLVATAESNVVAALIKRFSGLPANQIITLGTMLATSYFQVEIAKLFKISPKNVHGYIIGDNAADVIPVWSRAFLGGKPILSYLAEEQKRITSEDLQNLTKMMTKIPDFPCENKDGCTFHFSTVTVLAELTEVILRDEASVLTVGVEVKEAYGLENPVFISVPAVIGAEGVRELLELNLSDDEQKELKQIAAKTTEKLDVLQLNKGGIR; the protein is encoded by the coding sequence ATGCCATCCAAGAAGAAAAAAATTGTCGTTATCGGCAGAAGCAATTTACAAAATCTCTATATTCATACAGTCCTTTTAAAAAAATTACCTGCCGAGATATACTTAATAGATGACCAAGCGAAATCGAGCGTGCAAGATTTTGACTATGCGAGCTACTATCACGAAGCGGCCACCATTCATACAGGTACATTCAATGATTGTCGCAATGCGGATATGGTCGTCTTTTTTCAAGAAGAGCTGTCGAATGCCTCTTTTTCAAGTGAAGATAATGTTACGCTGATCAAAGAAAAAGTGAATAAAATGATGGCGACCGGCTTTCAAGGCATTGTTTTAGTAGCAACCGCCGAGAGTAATGTCGTTGCCGCATTAATTAAACGCTTTTCCGGCTTACCCGCAAATCAAATTATCACACTTGGTACGATGCTTGCGACGTCTTATTTTCAAGTAGAAATTGCTAAATTATTTAAAATCAGCCCGAAAAATGTGCATGGCTATATCATTGGCGACAACGCAGCTGATGTTATCCCGGTTTGGAGCAGAGCTTTTCTGGGCGGCAAGCCGATTTTAAGCTATTTAGCCGAAGAACAAAAAAGAATCACATCCGAGGATTTACAAAATTTAACGAAAATGATGACGAAAATTCCTGATTTCCCATGTGAAAATAAAGATGGCTGTACTTTCCATTTTAGCACCGTAACTGTCCTTGCTGAATTAACCGAAGTCATTTTACGCGATGAAGCAAGCGTTTTAACAGTTGGCGTGGAAGTGAAAGAAGCATACGGGTTGGAGAATCCAGTTTTTATTAGCGTTCCAGCCGTCATTGGGGCAGAGGGAGTCAGGGAATTACTTGAGCTAAATTTATCCGATGATGAACAAAAAGAATTAAAGCAAATCGCCGCAAAAACTACCGAGAAATTGGACGTATTGCAACTTAACAAAGGAGGGATTCGTTAA